A stretch of DNA from Cannabis sativa cultivar Pink pepper isolate KNU-18-1 chromosome X, ASM2916894v1, whole genome shotgun sequence:
cacatggactttttactaaataatgctAGATCAACTAAGAgcaattccaagaatttcaaataaaaataaaataaaatcacacatcaattcataagaaaaatttatagccttgaatctaaacttgagaactaattttttaaactaaataaactaagaataagaaactaaaagtgattaaaatggtggtaatttcagatttggaaaatagacttgggtgattaatttccccttgtatgtcccagttgatacagcaatgacacagcaatgactcagcaatcctgggaaagttaacagatttcaaaaaaaccagcaagctttttccaaaacttgcaataaaccattcacaatctcacaatgcattcctacatcagtttagatcacaaatagcccaatagagcatcaaatccttagttatacatggtagcaaaatattcctatttcactactaattaatacctaaaagaaaaggtaaaaatcatgcatcaattagaagggttcaactaggtcttacttttccaagtaggatctagcttgctaaatgttaaaaatggccaaaaattaacattcattcaacatttcatcacaGCTAATTGAACTAAGTcaagattacttcatcattgcaaagtcaaaacactagtccatacaagggtttataaccacccaaatctcaaaaagtttagttcataactgaaattaaaaactcaaaaccagaaaatgtatTGTTCATGAAGTTAAAGAGAAGCTTAAGGagaagaaaatgatacaaaCGAAGTAGAGAGCAAGGGAAATGAGTGATGAGCTCAAATCCTTCCTTTGGTagttgccttcttctccttcttctcaatcttcttcttccttgtaCTCTCTTTCTCTGTACTCTTTCTATCCTTTTTGCTGCTGTAATTTTCGTACCACTCTTCTTCTCAATCTTTTTTTTGCtccccaattagggtaccaaagtttaccctaattggaaatcccaatcatcacccacttgtccttcattttccacatgtttgttgagtcaatagccaaattccgccacctcagctcgtttttcttttcattaaagccagctggactatctgccaaaataaacttactgggctgacaaattgctacgcgatgaGTGCTACagcaatgccagtcagcaataatcattttcctgctcctttttctccttgtcccaaacattttcaaatacctattcttgtattttttctgcttaaaacacataaaaacaataacataagtctatttaacacttactaacacacacactttcatttattacaaagacacaacaaactagacacaattacacaatataaaCATTAATTGATCCACAAAtcacattaaattcaagcttaaagatatgaaaataactctaaatattagagttatcagaagatgccgggggcaaagcttggccctggctgtatccgggagtagcagaaaactgtatgccacttatcggaggggtcgcggtcgggacagtacccgagggcgatactcctggcatgtatcctgctatcccggtgggataatagcctccgtaagccacgatctgggcttcttcgaggttaatatatttttggactcgcttctggaagtcctgaaggctagcagcgccttcttgctgtaattcgttccagaagggagtcccggtgcggattccagcttggagaagcgcaagctgttgtccgtcgtcgaccttcttggtcttcaagGCTTCCTCTcagaacctcttgatgtaattcttcaaggtctcggtgggcagttgcttgatgttggtcaaggcactaacctccaagttgaccttcctggcggcgacaaattgtctccggaagttggtttggagtttgttccaacatcccaccgatcctggttccaatttcttgaaccattcctctgccgatccgctcagagtgagggggaagcataggcatttggcgtcattgctgacccgcatgactgttatgactcggttgaatcgtgacaagtgatcactggggtcggagttcccagtatatgccgccatctcgggcatcttgaagtttttagggagctccgcctccaggatatgtttggcacaaggctcccgatcctcactgtctaagtcggagtcatctcccttctgcctccgggagactcgggcaatatcttttcgaagtatggcaagctctgccataatcccttcgtttacagtacccgaggagattacgggtctgtatcttttttggtcaaggtgatcccggaggtcaccttgattcccattgatttgatttctcagatcaatgggtggacatctctgtcctcctcttcctctaccccctggttcctggtgcacagaaacgcttttccggtcccctcgatcctgagggccaagactccctctttggggcttgcccctctgcggacctttccctttagggaaatccgagcggacctttcgcggatcctgcgcctttttctttcgaccaggggcagaagtagggttttttgcttggttttcctcagcagggtgccttatagggctaggttccctaggcctttgctgctgggaattaggcgaagacgtcgctggctccccgtcgagtccagcggccatcgccttgggatgcacgtgaataccagctgcctccatggctttctgcatggctagcatcacctcatgcatcttttgattttgcactttctgagcttcgatctcagcttcgtgatcgatagctttttgtctgaggagcaccagctcttggtagcttccatcatcgtaagcgtactcgtcgaggtgttcctcgtggttttcatctggaacttcttcctcggactcctctgctgcccttgaggctacatcttcctcattgggatcttgagcgtcttctagagggcgaggatgacgtgtagctcttgtctccaccattatcgtgaagttaaatgcttgttgtgaagctgctttcctcagctctcaatgaaagcaccaaaatgttgacctaggttttcggcaactattaaaatatatttataataatgagctgtaagaaagtgagatgaagactttttacgtggttggggcgttaatgagccttagtccacgagccactgctattaatggatgtgtttaatacagattctacacttgagagaatgtttttctctttaatacagagaatgttcttggtgagttttttctcttcttgctcttttgcaaccaagattctcccaccctcttaaatgagctttgagggggtatttatagtgttttggtggggtaatccctagaattgttcttacacatgtatctgtaagtatccataaagttgggcatttccgatgaatataccatgggtgatgcatggtcaaatccctaggtgctgtagggcttttatggagaatgtcctttttgtcttatgattgacgtgactcttcgcagagtagccgtcgctagacttaaatgatcattactgtagcgctgctgtttgggggttgtgccgtcagactttattgcgtgttacagtcccaacacgcttcctcccatgcagcattaaatgcgacttgatttctcgggagagacctgacacatcccggagagccttcacgctatattggcttccaggagtaacttgtactccgggtgtctcctccgggacccatgttaatagcgcttcctggtggcataaaaagacttagcaaatctttccaagttatctgatccacgtgtcccctcttgactggtccacgtattttgggcgaattttggagcaacaatTTCAAAGCCTAAAAGGTCAATATACTGACACGTGGACTAGGGATAATTAATGCCTgaatcacgtaaaaatcatcAATCTCTTTTACTTAATCTTTATTTAATTGCTTGAAACTCTTACTTAATTAGTTTTCAAAAATCtcgataataatttataattttatttatttggaaaatgaattttaaaaaataatttttaaataataatattaggtgtaccaATATAAACGTGACACGTGTATAAGAGTGTACACATGAGCAATCCATGGTGGTAGTTAACTGGATGACACCTTAAAATTGTCacgatttaataattttaagggTTTTAAAGGGatttttacaccacatactaaaatttttaatttttttttactgtggggcagaattgttttcaaaaatactatatatatattttttataatactgtgtactgtgttacGTTTCAtctgttgttctactgttgtttttagttgttctgtttGGTGTTTTATGCTTATTTTATAAAaggtagtatttttgtaaaaatttccgtgtggcagtaaaattgtaaactttttcccaaaatttagtttttttgtaaaaatcccaaagttaaatagtatttttgtaaaaaattctgtgtgacagtaaaattgtaaatgttttcccaaaattcagtttttttttttttggtaaaaatttcaaagttaAATACAAGTGAAAGGCCACCAAAAACTCTAAATTAAATGATtttgggaaacttacaaaaatactagaatttaggttaacttttacaaaaatactgtcatacaaaaatcttttcaaaaatactttgtttttataaaatactagtaaaacacaaaacagaacaacttaaaacaactaaaaaacaccagtagaacaacaATGAAAACTTtatacagtatactgcagtatgaaacttataaaaaactacagtaaaagaggaaaaaatACCATctgacaatatttttataaaaaaagggCAAAAGTCAGTAAAATTTTCCATGATCTTTTAGTTGGTAGATGGGCAAACCCAAGTTTGGGCCGTTTTGTTTTGCGACAGTGAATCCTTAATGGGTCGAGGATATAATGGGCCaattcgagagagagagaaagataagTAAGCCTAGTTATGGATCTGGTGTGGTCCACGTTGCACCGCCGCTTTCACCCGACTGCTCCCTACGTTCTCCAATCTTCTTCGTCTTCAATTCGCCCAAACTCAAAACCCTTCAAAAACCCTCAGAGGATGAAACCTTACGTTATCACCAGGCAATGAAGCGGGTCTGGAAGATCTCTCACTTGGCCCAATCGCAACTACTCTGCCACCATGGATTCTTCTCCTCAGCGGCTAAGCGCAAAGCTCCAACTCCTTTTGCTTTCCCTGTTAACGAATTTCCTAATTACGGCTTCATTCGTGACTTCAATGCCGATACCCACCCTCCTCCTTCCCCCGGCTTTCCGCCGGAGGTTATTGGATTGTTTTCATTGAATCAGTCGCACCAGGACTCGACGCACTGGGAGGATCTCACCAGGAAGGTGACCCAGCTCAGGGATGAGCTTTTGATGAACGACGATGACTCTGACAGTGCTATTAGGTTACTCGAAGAGAAGGGCGATACGCTACTTCGGAGCTGTACTGTTGGTTACCCAGTCGTTGAGCTGCTGAAGCAGTTGGATTCGCGGCCTCGGTTAGCATTAAaggttttatatttttaaatcttttaaatttattttgtatttttagggGTTTATATTTTGGCTCTTATTAGTTATTACTATTTAACTTGTCCAATTGGCTGTGGGTTTGAACGATGGGAATTCAAATTTCGTTTTTAGTTATATTTTGATTTGGGTTTTGGTTCTAGTTGCGTGGAATTATGTATATTGAGGCATGTTAGTGTACTTTTGGCCCATTTGGATCTATTTGCTTTTGGTGGAGATTCATAGTTAGATGAGTAAAACCTTATCATAGTGCCAAGTGCCAACCGACTTTATTTGGTTTGAAAGAGTTTTCTTAACGAGTCTCATTAGTTTGATGTgtgaaaaaaatatgatatgcaTGTAGAGAAGGAAGGCCATTGTAAAGAAAGATTGTAGGGAAGCATAATGTTCTTATTACATTCGTTGCTTTCTCTAAACTTTTATATGTTTTAGGTCCTTGATTGGAAAAGAAATCTGTCCAAATCTGGAGTTCCAATGCTAGCAGAAGAGTACACCAAAGGTATTAAACTTGCTGGTAAAGTAAAAAATGTTGGTCTTGCTGCTGAATTGTTTTCTGAGGCTATAAACAAACGGATCAAGACAACGACTATCTATAATGCATTGATGAGTGCTTATATGTTCAATGGTTTTGCTGACAAGTGCCAGTCACTGTTTCGGGACATGAAGAGCGAAAAAAACTGCAGTCCTAATATTGTAACATATAACATTCTTATCTCAATTTTCGGTCGGTTGATGCTACTTGATCACATGGAAGCAACTTTTAGGGAAATAAAGGAATTAAATATGTCTCCTAATGTAAAAACATACAATTTTTTGATAGCTGGATATCTCACAGCTTGGATGTGGGATAGTGTGGAAATAACATTTGAACAGATGAAAGAGAGTTCTATTGAGCCTAATACTCGAACGTACATGCTACTGCTACGAGGGTATGCGCATTCTGGTAATTTGGAAAAGATGGAGGAGACGTATGAATTAATAAAACATTATGTAAAGGAAAAGGAAATCCCATTGATTAGAACTATGATATGTGCGTACTGCAAGAGTTCTGACAAAGAAAGACTGAAAAAGATTGAGGAATTATTGAAGCTTATTCCAGATAAGGATTATCGACCTTGGTTGAATGTCCTGCTGATTAGGGTTTATGCCGAAGAGGATTGGTTAGAAGCAATGGAAAGATCAATAGATGAGGCATTTAAGTATAACACATCTGTACATACATTAAGTGTGATGCGGTCCATTATTAGTAGTTACTTCCGATGTAATGCTGTGGACAAACTAGTAAATTTTATTAAGAGTGCAGAAGCTGCAGAATGGAGAATATGTCGGTCCTTGTATCACTGTAAGATGGTTATGTATGCTTCAGAAAAGCGTTTGGACGAGATGGAGAGTGTTATTTCAGAGATGAAGAACAATAATCTGTTTATTACCAAGAAAACATTATGGATTCTTTATAAGGCTTATTTGCTTTATGGTCAAAGGCACAAAGCCGAACAAGTTATAGGATTAATGTGCAAGCATGGGTATGAAATTCCTTTGGATGTTCTTCCATCATGATGCAGTCACTGTATTGTCACATATGGAATGCTATAGAGATTGCATGAAGTGTTCAGCCAAATATTTTTTATACCATAACATCTGATAGATGTAATGGGATTCAGTAATCAAAGAGGTATTTATCTAATCTCATGCTTTTTAACAGCTGACAATAAAAtctatgttgttgttgttgttgtttttgacTGACTGCTACCCAAAATTGTTATTAGAACCCTGATAATTGGCGGAGGAGTACCATGGTTACAGACCTTGGGACTCCCAAGAGAGGGAAAAAGCAAAAATATCTACATTATAACTGAAACAGTACCCTCATAGCCTGTTGAATATAGGAAAATAACCCGTCTAAATAGTTTTCCCCACTCTCTTCCTATACAATCAGCTTCTGTGTTCTTAGATTTTCAACCCACGTGAAAGATGTTAATCACTTTTGCTTGTATTGATtctattgaaaatatttataatatgccTAGTATAGAACTGCAACTTCAATTTCACACAGTTTCATCATCTAGCAGTTGCACTACTAGATGCAAGTACAGCATCTCTCACCTAGTGCTGTGCGTTTTCAGCCGATGTTTTTTAATAACATGTACTCACAGTGGTCTTACTTTGGGAACAGAAGAGGATAAAGACTATTGAAGATAGTGGGCTTCACTTATTTGGCTGAGAGTTGTGACCTTATGAATAGAACTACTGTTGGTAATGGTTTTAGATTATTGGAACTTGCCCTGCTTTCAACTATAAATGCCAATCATTTGATGTGGCCTATGTGCTATAGTTTCTTTCCTCTACCCtctaaaaacaaaagaaattatCTGGAGAAGTCTTTTTAGGATTGAAAATTGTTTTCAGTGAAGGATGAGTTTTTCGCTGTTTGAAATGATAGTTAGGTTTTCAATTAATATAGGTGGGTTGGATGATGGATGGAAAGAATTATAAGGATGGGACTGAAGGTGGCCTATGTTTAGATCTTTTAGGTTGTGTTTGGTTGGAAGGAATGAAAACACAAtaataggaatgagaatgagaataggaatagtATGGAATGGAATGAgatttaaaaatacataaaaaaaattgataaaaacataattattttttatttttttcatcttgtattagaatgattttttttctctatttcaaaattgaatAGTCATTCTACTAAAATGGTGGAAAAATCATTTCATTAGAAtaacattccaatactttaaaatacaactaaataaaataatgaaataattacCAAAAGCAACCTTAAGCAAAATCTTGCTTAGGAGGCAAAATCAAGCCAACGGTTATCTTGACTAAAGTTCATAAAACCCAATTTTTTATTGCCGTTATTGTTACTGTTACTGTACTTGCATTTACAATTTTTAATATATGAATCTGTCAGGGTGATTTTAACTCATGTAATATCAAGACTTCTAATGGAATTAGCTAAATCTCATACGAAGAGGGGTCTAGGTTACATTTGGGACATGTGTCCATCTTTTTCTTTGAGGAAGATAAAATGCCAGCACCACCACCCTTTTCCTTTTGCTTGAGTGCGTCATTGAAAATCCATAATGAGTTTTAGAAGGCCCAACTTGTTGAGCAGGATTTCATGAACCTACTCACACTTGTGCACCAAATCCCATGATTAGTTGACTGGGTTCTTTTCATGAACTTTTATTTCAATTGGATCAATTAGTTATTGGTTTCTATGTAGTGGCCGGAGATATTAGGCGTAGCATCCTTGATTCTTagctattattttttatttcttattgTCAGTTCGTGGTATACCAATGTTTTAAGCAAATTCTTTGATTGGTCCCATTTTTGTATGTTTCTTTTTAGCTTAATTGATTGGTATTAATTTGATTGGTTCTCATAATACCAGTTATGGAATAAAATTATTGCGTTTTTGGTGGGTTTATATCACTTTTGTTTATAGATGGTTGCATATTTAAAACTTATTAAGTTAACATCATTGTAATGCAGCACCTGTATATTAGATGATTGACCAAGACAGATGCTATACCAAAAAGACTGAATGCTGAGACAAGTATTTCAAAAAGGTTATGTCAAGCCAAAGATCAGATGGAACAATTTAttggtttattattattagttttcaTGGTTTTAAAGTCTCAGCTCACGTCGTGCACTGCTTACTAAACTGATCACTTTGTTGGAGATATCATACAACTAttgtgatatttatttattcttgaAATACAGCTATGTAATAAAGATCTCACTGTTGTTCATGGTTTTTTAGCAGTAGAATTTGAAACAAAACACTGATATAACAAACTTCGAACTCGGGTTGCTTGCTCGAACACTTTCTCGACAATTTTTAagattataataaattagtCTTAAGCCTGCGCGGCTGCGGTGACCTCATATTTTGACAGTGTCATCGCTCGTGATAGACAGGATAGAGTGAATTTGGCAGGTTTTTATTAGCTGGAGGTGCGAGTTCGATTGTATTTTTTTGGCCACACTAATGTCTAGGGGATGTCATAATAAGGTTTTTGATAGACATAATTTAGCTCTACGCTGCTCTTGTATCGTCCACGGGCGTGGATTTGTACTGCTTACCCGTTTGAAAAAGGTTAACTATAACCTAAGGTTAGGTCATTTAGgattccatttattttaaaattttaggtttttttaataaatttaataaattatatttataagaaaaatacatatgttAGTGcagtttaatttgattttgtacTTTTTACTTGGCCTTTTTGGAATCTTAGGGATAAACTTGTTAATAGACTTAGAAATTGGAAGTGGTAattcttttttgtattttagttATCAAATATTGGGTGCTAACTATTCTAGAAATGAGGGGAAGGGGAGTTTAGAGATGAAGTAGAAGAAGAGGTTGATCTTCTTAATCCCTTCTTGAGATGGaatcagaaaaagaaaaaagagagatttACTTAAAATTTTGCCCGGCCGTTGGAGGAAGATTGTATTTACATGTCACGCTCAGGCATGAACATTCTTCCTATATTCATCATTTGTCTGTTAATATTAATAACTATGTGATGCATTTCCTTATTCACCAAGAAGTTCACCTTTTCTACTTTAATGTATTTGTTTGAGCACATGTCCTTGTAAAATTTTGaagaattcaaaataatttataatgttaaaatatcttaaataactacaatataCAATGTcaattgctaaaataaaataattaagatttaaaaattatttagataGTGAAAATATGAAAAGGATGTATTGGTacactttaatttatttttgggtgCACCATATAGTTTtcccaaaattttatatttatattttcaaattttgtttttttttaaagagaaagtaatttttgtaaataaaatttgatttaGTTATTCTAATGAGATGCCTTAAAATTTAACTCGTATTGTTGCGTATAGTTCCCATATACTAAAGCTTGTGGCTATAACAAGAACAAGACCAATTGGGTGCTACTTTTCACATTTTGAATATAGACAAATACCACAATTTATtgaaatatctatttttttgaaGACGAATTGAGATACTTGAAACTCAAATCTATAAAAACAGCGTTTGAAGAAAAGTACTAAATATGACTATTCAAAGACTTTAAAATTGTCATAAAGCTTCAACTTTTTATTGACAAGTCTATGTTCACGATTCATGATTCACATGGTGAAATAAACACTATATATTActttgctcttttttttttttttttaattagagaGTTGTTGAACCTAAATAATCTTCATTTTCATGGACGCCTTTGTGCTCAATCCAAGTCCTCATTGAGAAACATGGATGAAACTATATCTATAAGGTCCTAGAAAAATAAGAGTGCAATGGGAAACTCATTTCTAATTGGAACTAGAGataattattagaaattataacGTTAGACTTGTTATTGTAATTAGGAGATTGTATTGTAATtatataggctaattagtaattttttctcctgaactttgacatgtaccaaattgagccccctgaattttttttgccgttaaaaattcttctcgaattattgagattgttagatttaaggacttttgtctaatttcattcaattttactgtttcagtgattgtttatgtactaaaccatgctcccatatctaccaaatcatgccctcaaactttgatatgtactaaatcatgccccttgaacttttatccatgttagattttttttactaaaattagacaaaagtccttaaatctaacaatcttaatagttcagggagaatttttaacgaccaaaaaagttcaggaggtatgatttggtacatgtcaaagttcgagaaaaaaattactaattagtcatttatatatatatgttgtgtaaTTCAGCTACTCGGACAGTTGTGTCCACTTGTCTTGCTGACTTTAGGCAGTTAATAATTTCATCTCAAAGTTTGTTGTGTTTCTTTTTTATCACATATTTTCATTTATGTATTGAATTTTCCTAAGTATTGTGAGAGATTTGGAGGGGTGTTAAAGGGTGCATAGTGTTTCTGATCAATGCGTCTCTTGTGAGTTAAAATTGTAACGGTGCCAGGCTAAGTTGTCTTGTCTCAGATTGTAAAAGcacattagatatttaattaagttttctgCCATCATTAAAGGCTATTCTGTTTTCAGATTGATGTTAATTACTCTCTTCTTTCtatttctattttcaatttcaTTTGTTTAGTTTGATTCTCATTCTCTTGATTGCATTGATTGAACTCTATTCTTGTATAGGTGTAGTGTTCTACATCACAAGTGTATCAGAGCTCTGTGCTTGAAACATCAAGAACCTACtgcaaaaattcaagaaaacttcAAAAATGGCTGGTGTGAAGTTTGAAGTTGATAAATTCACAGGCAACAATGACTTCAATTTTTggagaatcaaaataaaagcACTCTTGGCGCATCACAGACTTGCTGAACCATTGATCCAAGAACTGCAATAAAgaatgaagaagatgatgatgggAAGTTCAATACTATTGAAGTAAAGGCTCATAGTGCAATTCTGCTCAGTCTTGGAAATGAAGTTCTTCAAGATGTGTCAAATGAGGATACTGTTAAGACAGAATACTTAA
This window harbors:
- the LOC115702824 gene encoding pentatricopeptide repeat-containing protein At2g30780, producing MGQFERERKISKPSYGSGVVHVAPPLSPDCSLRSPIFFVFNSPKLKTLQKPSEDETLRYHQAMKRVWKISHLAQSQLLCHHGFFSSAAKRKAPTPFAFPVNEFPNYGFIRDFNADTHPPPSPGFPPEVIGLFSLNQSHQDSTHWEDLTRKVTQLRDELLMNDDDSDSAIRLLEEKGDTLLRSCTVGYPVVELLKQLDSRPRLALKVLDWKRNLSKSGVPMLAEEYTKGIKLAGKVKNVGLAAELFSEAINKRIKTTTIYNALMSAYMFNGFADKCQSLFRDMKSEKNCSPNIVTYNILISIFGRLMLLDHMEATFREIKELNMSPNVKTYNFLIAGYLTAWMWDSVEITFEQMKESSIEPNTRTYMLLLRGYAHSGNLEKMEETYELIKHYVKEKEIPLIRTMICAYCKSSDKERLKKIEELLKLIPDKDYRPWLNVLLIRVYAEEDWLEAMERSIDEAFKYNTSVHTLSVMRSIISSYFRCNAVDKLVNFIKSAEAAEWRICRSLYHCKMVMYASEKRLDEMESVISEMKNNNLFITKKTLWILYKAYLLYGQRHKAEQVIGLMCKHGYEIPLDVLPS